From one Colletotrichum destructivum chromosome 3, complete sequence genomic stretch:
- a CDS encoding Putative pyridoxal phosphate-dependent decarboxylase, pyridoxal phosphate-dependent transferase has product MDSSEFRAAAQEVVEDITKYYDTIASQPKVLTSVTPGYLRPLLPAAAPEDPESWQAIHADLQSHIVPGITHWQSPSFHAFFPCSSSYPAMLAELYSNAFNGAHFNWICSPAVTELETIVLDWLARLLALPACYLSTAPTRGGGVLHGTASEAILTVMVAARDKFLRAATAHLPDGSDEKEDESWRLRSKLVALGSEMAHSSTKKAAQILGVRFATVPAPAETGYAMSGAALAETVAALRARGLEPFYLTATLGTTDTCAIDDFPGIRDVLSAADERDRIWVHVDAAYAGSALMLPENAHHTEPFAAFHSFNVNPHKWMLTNFDCSALWVRDRAWLVESLSIKPAYLRNQFSEAGLVTDYRDWQIPLGRRFRSLKLWFVLRAYGASGIRAHLRRGIDLGERFADMVRSRDDLFEIITGPRFALVVFTCKGADRAEGNSVTEAVLEAINGEGVIYLTPTTLHGTYGIRMCTSSSQIGEEEHNKKAFDILVATTEKTLAERK; this is encoded by the exons ATGGACTCGTCCGAGTTCCGCGCCGCGGCCCAAGAGGTCGTGGAAGATA TCACCAAGTACTACGATACCATCGCCTCCCAGCCCAAGGTCCTCACCTCCGTGACGCCAGGCTACCTCCGCCCTCTcctcccggccgccgcccccgaggaCCCGGAGTCCTGGCAGGCCATCCACGCCGACCTCCAGTCACACATCGTACCGGGAATCACCCACTGGCAGTCCCCGTCCTTCCACGCCTTCTTCCcatgctcctcctcctacccGGCCATGCTCGCCGAGCTCTACTCCAACGCCTTCAACGGCGCCCACTTCAACTGGATCTGCTCCCCGGCCGTTACCGAGCTCGAGACCATCGTCCTCGACTGgctcgcccgcctcctcgccctgcccGCGTGTTACCTCTCCACCGCCCCGacccgcggcggcggcgtcctccaCGGCACCGCCTCCGAGGCCATCCTCACCGTCAtggtcgccgcccgcgacaagttcctccgcgccgccaccgcccacCTCCCCGACGGCTCCGACGAGAAAGAAGATGAGTCCTGGCGCCTGCGCTCAAAActtgtcgccctcggcagcgAGATGGCCCACTCCTCCACCAAAAAGGCCGCTCAGATTCTCGGCGTCCGCTTCGCCACCGTTCCGGCCCCCGCCGAGACCGGCTACGCCAtgtccggcgccgccctcgccgaaaccgtcgccgccctccgcgcccgcggcctcgagccctTTTATCTCACCGCCACCCTCGGCACAACGGACACCTGCGCCATCGACGATTTCCCCGGCATCCGTGACGtgctctccgccgccgacgagcggGACAGGATCTGGGtccacgtcgacgccgcctaCGCCGGTTCGGCCCTCATGCTGCCCGAGAACGCCCACCACACCGAGCCCTTCGCCGCATTCCACTCCTTCAACGTGAACCCGCACAAGTGGATGCTGACAAACTTCGACTGCTCCGCCCTCTGGGTCCGCGACCGCGCCTGGCTCGTCGAGTCGCTGAGCATCAAGCCCGCCTACCTGCGCAACCAGTTTtccgaggccggcctcgtcacCGACTACCGCGACTGGCAGAtccccctcggccgccgcttCCGCAGTCTGAAGCTGTGGTTCGTCCTGCGGGCCTACGGCGCCTCCGGCATCCGCGCCCACCTGCGCCGTggcatcgacctcggcgagagGTTCGCCGACATGGTCCGGTCGAGAGACGACCTCTTCGAGATTATCACGGGGCCGCGgttcgccctcgtcgtcttcacgTGCAAGGGAGCGGACCGGGCCGAGGGCAACAGTGTGACAGAGGCCGTGTTGGAGGCAATCAACGGCGAGGGAGTCATCTACCTCACACCGACGACATTGCACGGCACCTACGGCATCCGCATGTGCacgagcagcagccagaTCGGTGAGGAGGAACACAATAAGAAGGCTTTTGATATCTTGGTCGCAACGACGGAGAAAACATTGGCTGAGCGAAAGTAG
- a CDS encoding Putative NAD(P)-binding domain superfamily has product MAPSSRDPFGQVLKNLALIALSLAFLPLNTVLLFACYTWQHLRPGRASGTPGTPGAPDTADQRQPLRRRTILVTGVGMTKGLTLARLFHKAGHRVVGADFSPHACGSRSRALSAYHVLQKPSRGSADPYLDSVLRVVKQEEVDLWVSCSGVGSAVEDGIVKEVLEARTGCRAVQFDVARTQVLHEKDSFMEHTRETGLRVPESYLVTSRNEMIAALEGAAAGLSYDSEGEAAKPPRARRPRFIAKSVGVNDRGRGDMTLLPLPTEKQTYDHIYRLEWLGLSDKEPWLLQEFIDGHEFCTHSLVVRGRVRAFVACRSAELLMHYVALPPESSLSLAMLEFTRKQATSFGESFTGHLSFDFMVTDTDVAVAKMSSPEQLALYPIECNPRAHTAVALFGDTPDLVEQYLAVLDDDDDNDDDKSGERLGVEVVTPRKPTNYYWIGHDLLTLLLLPTAQLLLFRTSLAAYGRSVKTFAEHILFWKDGTFEPWDPLPAWWLYHVYWPSVFWNCIVNWRCWSRINVSTTKMFECD; this is encoded by the coding sequence ATGGCACCCTCCTCGCGCGACCCCTTTGGCCAGGTCCTCAAGAACCTGGCCCTCATCGCCCTGAGCCTCGCCTTTTTGCCCTTGAACACGGTCCTGCTGTTCGCGTGCTATACCTGGCAGCACCTGCGTCCCGGCCGGGCTTCCGGCACTCCCGGCACTCCCGGCGCTCCCGATACGGCGGACCAACGGCAACCGCTGCGTCGCCGGACCATCCTCGTCACCGGCGTCGGCATGACCAAAGGCCTCACATTGGCACGCCTGTTCCACAAAGCCGGCcaccgcgtcgtcggcgccgacttcTCCCCCCACGCCTGCGGCAGCAGGTCCCGCGCGCTGTCCGCCTACCACGTCCTCCAGAAGCCTAGCCGCGGAAGCGCCGACCCTTACCTCGACTCGGTGCTCAGGGTCGTCAAGCAAGAAGAGGTTGATCTCTGGGTCAGCTGCTCGGGCGTCGgctccgccgtcgaggacggcatcgtcaaggaggtcctcgaggctcgCACCGGCTGCCGTGCTGTGCAGTTCGACGTCGCGCGCACCCAGGTGCTGCACGAGAAGGACTCCTTCATGGAGCACACGCGCGAGACAGGGCTGCGCGTGCCCGAGTCCTATCTCGTCACGAGCCGCAACGAGATGATTGCcgcgctcgagggcgccgccgcggggcTGTCGTACGACTCGGAAGGGGAGGCCGCcaagccgccgagggccaggaggcCGCGCTTCATCGCCAAGTCGGTCGGCGTCAACGACAGGGGCCGCGGCGACAtgacgctgctgccgctgccgacggaGAAGCAGACGTACGACCACATCTACCGCCTCGAGTGGCTGGGCTTGTCGGACAAGGAGCCCTGGCTGCTGCAGGAGTTCATCGACGGCCACGAGTTCTGCACGCACTCGCTCGTCGTGCGCGGCAGGGTGCGCGCCTTCGTCGCGTGCCGCTCGGCGGAGCTGCTGATGCACTACGTcgcgctgccgcccgagtcgtCACTGTCGCTCGCGATGCTCGAGTTCACGAGAAAGCAGGCCACGTCGTTCGGGGAGAGCTTCACGGGCCACCTGAGCTTCGACTTCATGGTGACCGACACGGACGTGGCCGTGGCCAAGATGAGCAGTCCCGAGCAGCTGGCGTTGTATCCCATCGAGTGCAACCCTCGGGCGCACACGGCCGTCGCGCTGTTTGGGGACACGCCGGACTTGGTGGAGCAGtacctcgccgtcctcgatgacgatgatgataatgacgacgacaagtcTGGGGAGAGGCTCGGTGTTGAGGTGGTGACGCCACGGAAGCCGACCAACTACTACTGGATCGGCCACGATCTTCTGACGCTCCTCCTGCTCCCTACGGCGCAGCTCCTGCTCTTCCGtacgtcgttggcggcgtaTGGACGCTCCGTCAAGACGTTTGCCGAGCACATCCTGTTCTGGAAGGACGGCACATTCGAGCCGTGGGACCCACTGCCGGCGTGGTGGCTGTACCACGTCTACTGGCCCTCGGTGTTCTGGAACTGCATCGTCAACTGGCGGTGCTGGAGCCGCATCAACGTGAGCACTACAAAGATGTTTGAGTGCGACTGA
- a CDS encoding Putative glycoside hydrolase, family 76, six-hairpin glycosidase superfamily — MALPSQDFDASKSCACACACVCANSCSYFSSSPSPDDISSSCPTSSSSCSLLLQFTASKTEIQEDQRHPPFSPPCRYLSSHPPHRCGEGAHGSEHSFTPDIFSIPVLLRRKWLLFVLAVAANTYILVLYSHSFTSTRADQTTTTTHLISFLDSLYLILVNMVANIGGLAARAVFLMSTRPLAQRADAATYTSNAVDAIRTLQTSWYDVGTGLWDNAWWNSANAFTTLADFADLNRDAANELNLGGVLKNTFDQAQKATATAAKSISALGLVTTSYAITKRENPLPLEARQFSAQGFPNFINEYYDDEGWWALGLIRAYDITRDQDYLDMAVRIFADMKTGGNTTCDGGIYWSKDRKYVNAIANELYLSVAASLANRITSDKASYLSIATSQWAWFKASGMINDEGTINDGLDGDCQNNGANVWSYNQGVVLGALVELSRATGDKSVLTDAANIAKAAIKRLADDNGILHDTCEPNCGSDGNQFKGIFVRNLRYLHAVAPQNDFKTFLLKNADSNWSKNRDAKGKLGVVWSGPVQGVSGPTHSSALDSIVAAIAVA, encoded by the coding sequence ATGGCGCTGCCATCGCAGGATTTCGACGCCAGCAAAAGCTGTGCCTGCGCCTGTGCCTGCGTTTGCGCCAACTCGTGCTCATACTTTTCCTCTTCACCATCCCCTGATGATATCTCGTCTTCGTGCCCGacatcttcgtcctcttGTTCCTTGCTTCTCCAGTTTACCGCTTCCAAGACTGAAATCCAGGAGGATCAACGTCACCCacccttctcgccgccttGTCGGTACCTGTCATCCCACCCTCCCCACCGCTGCGGTGAAGGGGCACATGGATCCGAACACTCATTCACTCCTGATATATTTAGCATCCCGGTCCTCCTTCGCCGCAAGTGGCTGCTCTTTGTCCTCGCTGTTGCAGCTAATACATATATCCTCGTCCTCTACTCTCACTCTTTTACTTCCACCAGAGCAGatcagacgacgacgacaactcACCTCATCTCCTTCCTCGACTCTTTGTACCTAATACTCGTCAACATGGTCGCCAACATCGGAGGCCTCGCTGCCCGTGCAGTCTTCCTCATGTCGACTCGCCCCCTCGCCCAGAGAGCGGACGCCGCGACTTACACCAgcaacgccgtcgacgccattcGCACCCTCCAGACCTCGTGGTATGATGTCGGCACCGGTCTTTGGGACAACGCGTGGTGGAACAGCGCCAACGCATTCACGACGCTCGCCGACTTTGCCGACCTGAACCGTGATGCCGCCAACGAACTCAACCTTGGAGGCGTTCTGAAAAACACCTTTGACCAAGCCCAGaaggccacggccacggccgccaagTCCATCagcgcccttggcctcgtcaCGACTTCCTATGCCATCACCAAGCGCGAAAACCCGCTGCCCCTCGAGGCCCGTCAGTTCAGCGCCCAGGGCTTTCCCAACTTCATCAACGAGTAttacgacgacgagggctgGTGGGCGCTCGGCCTTATCAGAGCCTACGACATCACCAGGGACCAGGACTACCTCGACATGGCTGTGCGCATCTTTGCCGACATGAAGACGGGCGGCAACACCACctgcgacggcggcatctACTGGAGCAAGGACCGCAAGTAcgtcaacgccatcgccaacgagcTCTACCtcagcgtcgccgcctcgcTTGCCAACCGCATCACCAGCGACAAGGCCAGCTACCTCAGCATCGCGACGTCCCAGTGGGCTTGGTTCAAGGCCAGCGGCATGATCAACGACGAGGGCACCATCaatgacggcctcgacggcgactgCCAGAACAACGGCGCCAACGTGTGGTCCTACAACCAAGGTGTCGTTCTCGGCGCTCTCGTCGAGCTGAGCCGCGCCACTGGCGACAAGTCGGTCCTGACCGATGCCGCCAacatcgccaaggccgccatcaagCGGttggccgacgacaacggcatcCTCCACGACACGTGCGAGCCCAACTGCGGCTCCGATGGCAACCAGTTCAAGGGCATCTTTGTTCGCAACCTGCGGTACCTGCACGCCGTGGCGCCCCAGAACGACTTCAAGACCTTCCTCCTCAAGAACGCAGATAGCAACTGGTCCAAGAACCGCGATGCTAAGGGAAAGCTAGGTGTAGTTTGGTCAGGCCCCGTACAGGGTGTTTCCGGACCGACTCACAGCTCAGCACTAGACTCGATTGTTGCCGCGATTGCGGTCGCCTAA